Proteins encoded by one window of Rhodobacteraceae bacterium IMCC1335:
- a CDS encoding homocysteine S-methyltransferase, which yields MKDITLLDGSIGQELVKRAGKKPTAMWSTAVLIDQPNLVREVHNDYFSAGASVATTNTYPVLKDRLEREGLADQIETLWARAVQTACAARKAHGSGRVAGAIGPLVASYRPDLCPPPAEAETLYADIVAALAPKVDVFLLETMCSTDQAEGLLRATGKTDKPSWLAVSVDDFNGKTLRSGEPLAALKPVLDRHKPDAVLINCARPEAVNEGLEILKDFGLPFGAYANGFTKITDAFLTEAPTVDALQERQDLDPTAYAAFAMGWVAQGASIIGGCCEVGPAHIAEIAKQLSQHGYSII from the coding sequence ATGAAAGACATAACCCTATTGGACGGATCTATTGGCCAAGAACTGGTAAAACGCGCCGGTAAAAAACCCACAGCTATGTGGTCAACCGCGGTGCTGATCGATCAACCTAATCTGGTAAGAGAGGTTCATAACGACTATTTTTCAGCCGGTGCGAGCGTGGCCACGACGAATACATATCCGGTTCTAAAAGACCGGCTCGAGCGCGAGGGATTGGCCGATCAGATCGAAACCCTTTGGGCGCGCGCGGTGCAAACCGCCTGCGCGGCGCGCAAGGCCCATGGTTCTGGCCGTGTTGCCGGTGCAATTGGCCCTCTGGTGGCCTCGTATCGCCCTGACCTCTGCCCGCCCCCAGCAGAAGCAGAAACGCTCTATGCAGATATCGTTGCGGCGCTCGCACCAAAAGTAGATGTTTTTCTTTTGGAAACAATGTGCTCGACTGATCAAGCCGAGGGGCTGCTCAGAGCCACGGGTAAAACCGATAAGCCCAGCTGGCTGGCGGTTTCCGTGGATGATTTCAATGGCAAAACCCTACGATCCGGCGAGCCGCTCGCGGCTTTAAAACCCGTGCTCGACCGCCATAAGCCTGACGCCGTTTTGATCAATTGCGCGCGCCCCGAAGCGGTCAATGAGGGCCTTGAAATTCTAAAAGATTTTGGGCTGCCTTTTGGCGCTTATGCCAATGGATTCACCAAAATAACAGATGCGTTCCTGACCGAAGCACCAACTGTGGATGCGCTGCAAGAGCGGCAAGATTTAGACCCCACAGCCTATGCGGCCTTTGCAATGGGCTGGGTTGCTCAGGGCGCCAGCATCATTGGCGGCTGCTGCGAAGTTGGCCCAGCGCATATCGCAGAAATCGCAAAGCAACTTTCGCAACATGGCTATAGTATAATTTAA
- the dnaE gene encoding DNA polymerase III subunit alpha, which translates to MFAELSITSNFTFLTGASHPEEYMERAALLGYPAIAIADVNSVAGIVRAHSQAQKIARQVKLRQAADVYGPAAPAQEQFYVSAAILNIPRVLPAAQLVLQSGLRATTLCQTRLGWANLCRILSKGRLRAKKGACLLDVKDLLEHSADLHLLLHPPQALHQQGGGQDWWEQAHQLTRRFDTRMHMLMAPAYDGQDTRRFAAIAALAQQLGLPLLASARPILHHASRRRLADVLTAIRSGKTVEQLGRSALVNAEQRLRSEAEMQQIFHDYPKALSTLPALLKTLQFSLSELRYDYPSERDGHETPDQRLRRLAYNGLAWRYPDGASQKVKTLLEHELSLIAKLAYAPYFLTVHDIVKFARDQNILCQGRGSAANSVVCYCLGVTSVSPEIGTMVFERFVSEARDEPPDIDVDFEHERREEVIQYIYQRYGHHRAGLCATVVHYRGKRAIREVGSAMGLSQDTLALIASQLWGFFSSEGPSAERLRDIGLDPSDRRLRQTLALIEEIIGFPRHLSQHVGGFVITEGRLDELVPIENASMEDRTVICWDKDDIDALGILKVDVLSLGMLSCLRRSFELIRQHLGQDYTLASLPPEDPKTYQMLCKADSIGVFQVESRAQMNFLPRMQPRCFYDLVIEVAIVRPGPIQGDMVHPYLRRRNKEETVEFPSDALGDVLGKTLGVPLFQEQAMQIAIIGAGFSPDEADQLRRALATFKKHGNVGALKSRFLNGMRKNGYEAEFAERCFSQIEGFGSYGFPESHAASFALLVYASAWIKCHHPGIFACALLNSQPMGFYAPAQIIRDAQNHDVAIRPICINTSHWENKLEPDGRGGLALRLGFRQIKGLREEEAGWIAAARGNGYQSIEDIWRRAGTPPHVLTRLAEADVFASLGLSRRAALWQAKAITAPNQLPLFAHDMDGEAIQEPAANLPKMGLGEEVVEDYIATRFSLKAHPVALIRPLLTPEYKENN; encoded by the coding sequence ATGTTCGCGGAACTCTCGATAACATCCAATTTCACCTTCCTCACCGGAGCCTCGCATCCCGAAGAATATATGGAGCGGGCGGCTTTGCTCGGCTATCCGGCGATCGCCATTGCCGATGTCAATTCGGTTGCGGGGATCGTGCGCGCGCATAGCCAAGCGCAAAAAATTGCGCGCCAAGTCAAACTCAGGCAAGCGGCGGATGTTTACGGGCCAGCGGCACCGGCTCAGGAGCAATTCTACGTTTCGGCAGCCATTTTAAATATACCGCGCGTATTGCCCGCCGCGCAATTGGTGCTGCAAAGCGGATTGCGCGCGACCACGCTTTGCCAAACCCGCCTTGGCTGGGCAAATTTATGCCGGATATTATCAAAGGGCCGATTGCGGGCAAAAAAGGGAGCCTGCCTTTTGGACGTAAAGGATCTGCTGGAACATAGCGCCGATCTCCATCTGCTGCTGCATCCGCCACAAGCGCTTCACCAGCAAGGCGGCGGGCAAGACTGGTGGGAACAAGCGCATCAGCTGACCCGCCGCTTTGACACCAGAATGCATATGCTCATGGCGCCGGCCTATGACGGGCAAGATACGCGTCGTTTTGCGGCCATCGCCGCCCTCGCCCAGCAGTTGGGCCTGCCGCTTTTGGCCAGTGCCCGCCCGATTTTGCACCATGCCAGCCGGCGCCGGCTGGCCGATGTTTTAACCGCTATTCGCAGCGGTAAAACTGTCGAGCAGCTGGGGCGCTCGGCCCTCGTCAATGCCGAGCAGCGGCTGCGCTCCGAGGCTGAAATGCAACAGATATTCCACGATTATCCAAAGGCACTTTCCACCTTGCCTGCGCTCTTGAAAACCCTGCAATTTTCTCTTTCAGAGTTGCGCTATGATTATCCCTCAGAGCGCGATGGCCATGAAACCCCCGATCAACGTTTGCGTCGCTTGGCCTATAATGGCTTGGCCTGGCGCTATCCAGATGGCGCCTCGCAGAAAGTAAAAACACTGCTTGAGCATGAGCTTAGCTTGATCGCAAAATTGGCGTATGCGCCGTATTTTCTTACCGTGCATGATATTGTAAAATTTGCCCGCGACCAAAATATCCTCTGCCAAGGGCGCGGCTCTGCGGCCAATTCCGTGGTATGTTATTGTTTGGGCGTTACCTCGGTCAGCCCGGAAATTGGCACGATGGTGTTTGAGCGTTTTGTCTCGGAAGCCCGCGACGAGCCCCCCGATATTGATGTTGATTTTGAACATGAGCGGCGCGAAGAGGTGATCCAGTATATTTACCAACGCTATGGCCACCACCGCGCTGGGCTTTGCGCCACGGTGGTGCATTACCGCGGCAAACGCGCCATTCGCGAAGTTGGCAGCGCAATGGGGCTCAGCCAAGATACGCTGGCTCTGATCGCCTCCCAGTTATGGGGGTTTTTCAGCAGCGAAGGGCCAAGCGCGGAGCGGTTGCGCGACATCGGGCTCGACCCGAGCGACCGCCGATTGCGTCAAACTTTGGCCTTGATCGAAGAGATTATTGGGTTTCCACGCCATCTCAGCCAGCATGTGGGCGGGTTTGTGATCACCGAAGGGCGGCTGGATGAATTGGTGCCGATTGAAAATGCCAGCATGGAGGATCGCACCGTCATTTGTTGGGATAAGGATGATATTGATGCCTTGGGTATTTTAAAAGTGGATGTGCTGAGCCTGGGCATGCTCAGCTGTCTGCGCCGGTCCTTTGAGTTGATCCGGCAGCATTTGGGCCAAGACTATACGCTGGCCAGCCTGCCGCCCGAGGATCCCAAAACCTATCAAATGCTCTGTAAAGCCGATAGTATTGGCGTATTCCAAGTGGAAAGCCGCGCGCAGATGAACTTTTTGCCACGGATGCAACCCCGCTGTTTTTATGATTTGGTGATCGAAGTGGCGATTGTGCGGCCAGGCCCCATTCAGGGGGATATGGTGCATCCTTATCTGCGCCGGCGTAACAAAGAGGAAACCGTTGAATTTCCCTCGGATGCATTGGGGGATGTGCTTGGCAAAACGCTTGGCGTGCCGCTGTTTCAAGAGCAGGCGATGCAAATCGCAATTATCGGAGCGGGGTTTAGCCCCGATGAGGCCGATCAACTGCGCCGCGCATTGGCCACGTTTAAAAAACACGGCAATGTTGGCGCGTTAAAAAGCCGGTTTTTAAATGGTATGCGCAAAAATGGCTATGAAGCCGAATTTGCCGAGCGCTGCTTTTCTCAAATCGAAGGCTTTGGCAGTTATGGCTTTCCCGAAAGCCATGCCGCCAGCTTTGCGCTGCTGGTCTATGCCAGCGCTTGGATAAAATGCCACCATCCAGGGATTTTTGCCTGCGCGCTTTTGAATTCGCAGCCCATGGGGTTTTATGCACCAGCTCAAATCATTCGTGATGCCCAAAATCATGATGTGGCTATCCGGCCTATTTGTATCAATACCAGCCATTGGGAAAATAAGCTGGAGCCGGATGGGCGTGGCGGTCTGGCTTTGCGGCTTGGCTTTCGCCAAATTAAAGGGCTGCGCGAAGAAGAGGCTGGCTGGATCGCCGCCGCGCGGGGCAATGGCTATCAATCTATCGAAGATATCTGGCGCCGCGCCGGCACCCCCCCACACGTCTTGACGCGCTTGGCCGAAGCCGATGTTTTTGCATCTTTAGGCCTCTCACGTCGCGCGGCGCTTTGGCAGGCAAAAGCCATCACAGCCCCCAATCAATTGCCGCTTTTTGCGCATGATATGGATGGTGAAGCGATCCAAGAACCGGCTGCCAATCTGCCTAAGATGGGGCTGGGGGAAGAGGTGGTCGAAGATTATATTGCCACACGCTTCAGCCTAAAGGCCCATCCCGTTGCGCTGATCCGCCCGCTTCTTACCCCAGAATACAAAGAAAACAATTGA
- a CDS encoding LysE family transporter, whose product MSFEAWIIFVSFWALFVTTPGPNALNCITVALHYGFNTALFCVLAILTQASLFLTLSAFGITALIAASPLAFELFKWLGAGFLIYLGLRGWISAAQPVAAQKPDHRKVYVKAFMIATINPKSIAGYLAAFSQFVQPDIPIWAQMGTIFPTALCLTTCSYLCYCAIGVKLGQAAINAVFSTNLRRIMALFFVFYGVLLGSSQMGKGV is encoded by the coding sequence ATGAGCTTTGAAGCCTGGATCATATTTGTCAGTTTTTGGGCCTTGTTTGTGACCACGCCAGGGCCAAACGCGCTGAACTGTATCACGGTGGCCCTGCATTACGGCTTTAACACCGCGCTTTTTTGCGTGCTGGCGATACTGACACAAGCGTCGTTATTTCTAACCCTCTCGGCCTTTGGCATCACCGCGCTCATCGCCGCCTCGCCTTTGGCATTTGAGTTATTCAAATGGCTGGGCGCAGGATTTTTGATCTATTTGGGTCTGCGGGGGTGGATCAGCGCGGCGCAACCCGTTGCTGCGCAAAAACCCGATCACCGTAAAGTCTATGTCAAAGCCTTTATGATCGCCACGATTAATCCCAAATCAATCGCCGGATATCTGGCGGCTTTCAGCCAATTTGTTCAGCCGGATATTCCGATATGGGCGCAAATGGGCACGATTTTTCCAACCGCGCTTTGCCTGACCACATGCTCTTACCTCTGCTATTGCGCCATCGGGGTAAAGCTAGGCCAAGCCGCAATAAATGCCGTTTTCAGCACAAATTTGCGCCGCATTATGGCGCTGTTTTTTGTGTTTTACGGGGTTCTATTGGGCAGTAGCCAAATGGGAAAAGGGGTTTGA
- a CDS encoding RluA family pseudouridine synthase codes for MSSAYSPPVEPLNILYDDHQIVVVDKPAGLLSVPGRGPHLADCLITRVQAVFPSALLVHRLDRDTSGVMVFALSAHAQRHISLQFEQRKTQKTYIALVAGQVQDKMGIVDLPLIVDWPNRPRQMVCHETGKPALTEWQVMHAKGTETRLRLKPKTGRSHQLRVHCLALGHPILGDPFYASDAAAEYPRMMLHSEELRLKHPETGKGLKFRSPTPF; via the coding sequence ATGAGCAGTGCGTATTCTCCCCCTGTTGAGCCGTTGAATATCCTTTATGATGATCATCAGATCGTTGTGGTGGATAAACCGGCGGGCCTGCTATCCGTGCCCGGGCGCGGGCCACATTTGGCCGATTGTCTGATCACCCGGGTCCAAGCGGTGTTTCCCAGCGCGTTATTGGTACATCGGCTTGATCGGGATACATCCGGCGTGATGGTCTTTGCGCTGAGTGCACATGCGCAGCGTCATATATCGCTGCAATTTGAGCAGCGTAAAACCCAAAAAACCTATATTGCGCTTGTTGCTGGGCAGGTACAGGATAAAATGGGCATTGTGGATTTGCCCCTGATTGTGGATTGGCCCAACCGGCCGCGTCAGATGGTGTGCCATGAAACCGGAAAGCCGGCTCTCACCGAATGGCAGGTGATGCATGCGAAAGGCACGGAAACCCGTTTGCGTTTAAAACCCAAAACCGGGCGTTCGCATCAATTGCGCGTGCATTGTTTGGCGCTTGGTCATCCGATTTTAGGCGACCCGTTTTACGCCAGCGACGCCGCGGCAGAATATCCGCGGATGATGCTGCATTCTGAAGAGCTTCGCCTCAAACATCCTGAAACGGGCAAAGGGCTGAAATTTCGCAGCCCCACGCCGTTTTAA
- a CDS encoding DUF2794 domain-containing protein: MNSITAFPQERSSETVSFQRLELNIILSLYGRMVAAGEWRDYGISALRDVAIFSVFRRTAEHPLYRIEKRPKLHQRQGQYAVIGMDGQILKRGHDLATVLRVLERKLIRAVD; encoded by the coding sequence ATGAACAGTATCACCGCCTTCCCGCAGGAGCGATCCAGCGAAACCGTATCCTTCCAACGTTTAGAGCTAAACATCATCTTATCGCTTTATGGCCGTATGGTGGCGGCTGGCGAATGGCGTGATTATGGCATTTCCGCGCTGCGCGATGTGGCAATTTTCTCGGTGTTTCGCAGAACCGCAGAGCATCCGCTCTACCGGATTGAAAAACGCCCCAAGCTGCACCAACGACAGGGCCAATATGCGGTGATTGGCATGGATGGTCAGATTTTGAAACGCGGCCATGATCTGGCAACCGTTTTGCGCGTGCTCGAGCGCAAATTAATCCGTGCCGTGGATTAA
- a CDS encoding helix-turn-helix domain-containing protein has translation MAAAVASSLKSLGADLRALRKARGQTLAHLAEQLDKSVGWLSQVERDISQPSIDDLRALAAALDVSISVFFGQSDPPTDEAGFIVRHGARRPLGSGEAGLVEELLSPDLTDDFEMLHSTFEPGAALSAPISRPTQEVGYLLSGKLDMVIAGKAFTIHPGDSFRIRGEAFQYANPYKTAAIAIWVIAPPVY, from the coding sequence ATGGCCGCGGCAGTCGCATCATCACTTAAATCCTTAGGGGCGGATCTGCGCGCGCTGCGCAAAGCGCGCGGCCAAACTTTGGCACATTTGGCAGAACAGCTTGATAAATCAGTCGGATGGCTGAGTCAGGTCGAACGCGATATTTCGCAACCCTCTATCGACGATTTACGCGCGCTTGCAGCGGCGCTTGATGTATCAATCTCAGTGTTTTTTGGCCAAAGCGATCCCCCCACCGATGAGGCCGGTTTCATCGTACGCCATGGCGCGCGCCGGCCTTTAGGCTCGGGCGAGGCGGGCTTGGTAGAAGAGCTGTTATCGCCCGATTTGACAGATGATTTTGAAATGCTCCATTCTACGTTTGAACCTGGCGCTGCGTTAAGCGCCCCGATCAGCCGCCCCACGCAAGAAGTGGGGTATTTGCTATCGGGAAAACTGGATATGGTGATTGCGGGCAAAGCCTTTACCATCCACCCAGGCGACAGCTTTCGCATCCGCGGAGAAGCGTTTCAATATGCCAACCCCTATAAAACAGCGGCTATTGCGATCTGGGTGATCGCGCCGCCCGTCTATTGA
- a CDS encoding 3-hydroxybutyryl-CoA dehydrogenase: MYKNGITLLGGGLIGASWAALFLSKGARVTVYEPRATAEEEITAYIKTAWADLAKLNPLSAAVPWAQLSITTNLKTACQNPDWVQENAPDRLDLKQKLLKKVEAYLPADTPIASSTTALLPSAIQEKMRYPERLLVGHPFNPPHLIPLVEVAGGARTDPALLQQAKQFYEHFEREVIVLKKEAIGHVANRLNAALYREVVNIVANDIASVEDVDRAMVHGPGLRWAFLGPNLVYHLGGGAGGYAQYLQHLGPSQEARWRDLGTPELSNDIKEKLVNGLESCLNDASPAQLRAQRDAALVALLHLKKQLRPPSENA; encoded by the coding sequence ATGTATAAAAACGGCATCACGCTTCTGGGCGGAGGTTTAATAGGAGCCAGCTGGGCAGCGCTTTTCCTAAGCAAAGGTGCCCGCGTTACGGTTTATGAGCCCAGAGCGACGGCCGAAGAAGAGATCACCGCCTATATAAAAACCGCCTGGGCAGATTTGGCGAAACTCAACCCGCTTAGCGCTGCAGTGCCTTGGGCGCAGCTGTCAATAACCACAAACTTAAAAACAGCCTGTCAAAACCCCGATTGGGTTCAGGAAAACGCACCAGACCGGCTTGATCTAAAGCAAAAGCTGTTGAAAAAGGTTGAAGCCTACCTTCCCGCTGATACCCCGATCGCCTCGTCAACAACAGCGCTGCTGCCCAGCGCTATTCAAGAAAAAATGCGATATCCAGAGCGGCTTTTGGTTGGCCACCCGTTCAACCCACCCCATTTGATCCCCTTGGTGGAAGTGGCAGGCGGTGCGCGAACCGATCCAGCGCTTCTGCAACAGGCTAAGCAGTTTTATGAACATTTCGAGCGCGAAGTGATTGTGTTGAAAAAAGAAGCTATCGGACATGTTGCCAACCGCCTCAACGCAGCGCTTTATCGCGAAGTGGTGAATATCGTGGCCAATGATATCGCCAGCGTTGAGGATGTTGACCGGGCGATGGTGCACGGGCCCGGCTTGCGCTGGGCATTTTTAGGGCCCAATCTGGTCTATCATCTGGGAGGTGGCGCGGGCGGCTATGCCCAATATTTGCAACATCTGGGGCCCAGCCAAGAAGCCCGCTGGCGCGATCTTGGAACGCCAGAGCTGTCAAACGACATAAAAGAAAAACTCGTGAACGGGCTTGAAAGCTGCCTAAACGACGCTTCTCCTGCACAATTAAGAGCCCAGCGTGATGCCGCTTTGGTGGCGCTGCTGCACCTTAAGAAACAGCTTCGTCCCCCTTCTGAAAACGCATAA
- a CDS encoding GFA family protein, protein MSARIKGACGCGAIEFEIHKPLRDVIACHCGQCRKLTGHYWAATAVPKERLVFQSNARLQWYQSSRHVRRGFCNICGSNLFYDHEQRPEIAISPGALEDQVELSLTAHIFTASKGVYYKICDQLPQHQQWSGRWSD, encoded by the coding sequence ATGAGCGCGCGCATCAAAGGCGCCTGCGGGTGCGGAGCAATCGAATTTGAAATTCACAAACCCTTGCGCGATGTCATCGCCTGTCATTGCGGCCAATGCCGCAAACTGACCGGCCATTACTGGGCCGCAACGGCAGTGCCGAAGGAAAGATTGGTTTTTCAATCCAATGCGCGCTTGCAATGGTATCAATCCTCGCGGCATGTTCGACGGGGATTTTGCAACATCTGTGGTTCAAATTTATTTTACGATCATGAACAGCGCCCTGAAATTGCCATCAGCCCTGGCGCGCTTGAAGACCAAGTGGAGCTGTCTTTAACCGCGCATATTTTCACCGCCTCTAAGGGCGTTTATTATAAGATTTGCGATCAATTGCCCCAGCATCAACAGTGGAGCGGTAGATGGTCAGACTAG
- a CDS encoding FAD-dependent oxidoreductase — MSEFPSTARVVIIGGGAVGASCLYHLAKAGWRDCVLLEKNELTAGSTWHAAGNVPTFSTSWSVMNMQRYSTELYRGLGKAVDYPMNYHVTGSIRLAHSDARMQEFQRAKGMGKSQGMELEILGLDEIKARYPFLETHDLKGALYDPNDGDIDPAQLTQALAKGARDQGAKILRFTPATGVARENNEWIVKTEKGDIRCEYVVNAAGYYAQRVGEWFKPYGGRTLPMMVMSHQYMLTDEIPELKAWSADSGHKLPLLRDVDSSYYLRQEKHGLNLGPYERNCKAHWINPEDPMPEDFSFQLYPDDLERLEWYVEDAMARVPLLGSAGVSKVINGPIPYAPDGMPLIGPMPGVPNAFEACVFTFGIAQGGGAGKVLAEWLTEGQTEWDMWSCDPRRYTDYTDPDYCVQKGMEVYGHEYGMHFPWHEWPAGRDKKLSPNHQKILELGGVMGAYNGWERANWFAKPGDDTSEETTQTWNRAGPWEARIREECEAVRDHCGVLDLPGFSRFWIQGTGADAWLRGFCTGAIPKIGRMNLIYVADRRGRILTELSCIRLDVDNFVLITAATAQWHDGELIKNSLPAEISLRETTTERDTLIVTGPKSRDLLSTISDADLSRGWLTHQWASVAGEKAFLIRVSFAGELGWEIHAENAAIPAIYAAVLEAGAKPFGMYALNSLRIEKGYRAWKGDLSTDYSMLEGGLERFVKFDKPEAFNGKAALLSEKQQGSKKRFVTLRVDAGACDAPYMSTLWHNGKIVGETTSGAWGYRVNASLALGMLRSDLCAAGTEVEVEIYGERRRAIVQTDEPSWDPQNERLRA; from the coding sequence ATGTCAGAATTTCCATCAACAGCACGCGTCGTTATCATCGGAGGAGGCGCCGTGGGCGCGTCATGCCTTTATCATTTGGCCAAAGCCGGCTGGCGCGATTGTGTTCTGTTGGAAAAAAACGAATTGACGGCGGGCAGCACCTGGCATGCGGCGGGCAATGTGCCCACCTTTTCAACCTCTTGGTCGGTGATGAATATGCAGCGCTATTCCACCGAACTTTATCGCGGGCTTGGCAAGGCTGTGGACTATCCGATGAATTACCATGTCACCGGCTCGATCCGGCTGGCCCATTCGGACGCGCGCATGCAAGAATTCCAGCGCGCCAAAGGCATGGGCAAATCCCAAGGGATGGAGCTGGAGATTTTGGGGTTGGATGAGATCAAAGCCCGCTATCCCTTTCTCGAAACGCATGACCTGAAAGGTGCGCTATACGATCCCAATGATGGCGATATTGATCCGGCGCAGCTGACTCAAGCCTTGGCCAAAGGCGCGCGTGATCAGGGGGCAAAAATTTTACGCTTCACCCCCGCCACTGGGGTTGCGCGCGAAAATAACGAATGGATTGTAAAAACCGAAAAAGGCGATATTCGCTGTGAATATGTGGTGAATGCAGCGGGCTATTACGCCCAGCGCGTTGGCGAATGGTTCAAACCTTATGGCGGACGTACGCTGCCAATGATGGTGATGAGCCACCAATATATGCTCACCGATGAAATCCCCGAGCTTAAGGCCTGGAGCGCTGACTCAGGTCACAAGCTGCCGCTGCTGCGCGATGTCGATAGCAGCTATTATCTGCGCCAGGAAAAACACGGGCTGAATTTGGGGCCTTATGAGCGCAATTGCAAAGCCCATTGGATAAACCCCGAAGATCCAATGCCCGAGGATTTCAGCTTTCAGCTATATCCGGATGATTTAGAACGCTTGGAATGGTATGTTGAAGATGCGATGGCGCGGGTGCCCTTGCTGGGCTCTGCCGGTGTGTCAAAAGTAATCAACGGGCCCATCCCCTATGCGCCAGATGGAATGCCTCTGATCGGGCCAATGCCCGGCGTGCCCAACGCGTTTGAGGCCTGCGTCTTTACCTTTGGCATCGCGCAGGGCGGCGGCGCCGGCAAAGTGCTGGCCGAATGGCTGACCGAAGGCCAAACCGAATGGGATATGTGGTCTTGCGATCCGCGGCGCTACACTGATTACACAGATCCAGATTATTGCGTGCAAAAAGGTATGGAAGTCTATGGCCATGAATATGGCATGCATTTTCCCTGGCATGAATGGCCCGCCGGGCGCGATAAAAAGCTTTCTCCCAATCACCAGAAAATTTTAGAGCTGGGCGGCGTTATGGGTGCCTATAACGGCTGGGAGCGCGCCAATTGGTTTGCCAAACCCGGCGATGATACCAGCGAAGAAACCACACAAACCTGGAACCGCGCGGGGCCATGGGAGGCGCGTATCCGCGAAGAATGCGAGGCCGTGCGCGATCATTGCGGCGTGCTTGACCTGCCTGGGTTTTCGCGGTTTTGGATTCAAGGCACCGGGGCTGATGCTTGGCTGCGCGGGTTTTGCACAGGCGCCATTCCAAAAATCGGGCGGATGAATTTGATCTATGTGGCGGATCGCCGTGGGCGGATCCTTACCGAATTATCCTGCATTCGGCTAGACGTGGATAATTTTGTGTTGATCACGGCCGCCACGGCGCAATGGCATGATGGGGAATTGATCAAGAACAGCCTGCCGGCCGAGATTTCATTGCGCGAAACCACAACCGAGCGCGATACACTCATCGTCACCGGCCCCAAATCGCGCGATCTCTTATCCACCATCAGCGATGCGGATCTATCGCGCGGTTGGCTGACCCATCAATGGGCAAGTGTGGCGGGAGAAAAAGCCTTTTTGATCCGCGTGTCTTTCGCCGGCGAGCTGGGCTGGGAGATCCATGCCGAAAACGCGGCGATTCCGGCAATTTATGCGGCCGTGCTGGAGGCCGGCGCCAAACCTTTTGGAATGTACGCGCTGAATTCCCTGCGCATCGAAAAAGGCTATCGGGCCTGGAAGGGTGATTTATCCACCGATTATTCGATGCTGGAAGGCGGGCTTGAGCGGTTTGTGAAATTTGACAAGCCCGAAGCATTCAACGGCAAAGCCGCACTTCTCAGCGAAAAACAACAGGGCAGCAAAAAACGTTTTGTCACTTTACGCGTTGATGCGGGTGCCTGCGATGCACCCTATATGTCAACGCTATGGCACAATGGTAAGATCGTTGGGGAAACCACCTCTGGGGCATGGGGCTATCGGGTGAATGCCTCGCTGGCCTTGGGGATGCTGCGCAGCGATCTATGCGCGGCGGGAACCGAAGTTGAGGTTGAAATTTACGGTGAACGGCGTAGAGCAATCGTACAAACGGATGAGCCAAGTTGGGATCCGCAAAACGAAAGGCTGCGTGCATGA